In a single window of the Pseudomonas entomophila genome:
- a CDS encoding NAD(P)(+) transhydrogenase (Re/Si-specific) subunit beta, with product MSMNLVTLLYLVASICFIQALKGLSHPTTSRRGNLFGMIGMGIAILTTVGLIYKLGTELATAGIGYVIVGLLVGGTAGSIMAKRVEMTKMPELVAFMHSMIGLAAVFIAIAAVLEPQSLGIVASISDPIPTGNRLELFLGAAIGAITFSGSVIAFGKLSGKYRFRLFQGTPVQFAGQHKLNLILGLATITLGLLFTFTGHYSAFTLMLALAFVMGVLIIIPIGGADMPVVVSMLNSYSGWAAAGIGFSLNNSMLIIAGSLVGSSGAILSYIMCKAMNRSFFNVILGGFGGDTDAGAAQGSKEQRPVKSGSADDATFLLSNADSVIIVPGYGLAVARAQHALKELTEKLTHNGVTVKYAIHPVAGRMPGHMNVLLAEAEVPYDQVFEMEDINAEFGQADVVLVLGANDVVNPAAKNDPKSPIAGMPILEAFKAKTIIVNKRSMASGYAGLDNELFYLDKTMMVFGDAKKVIEDMVKAVD from the coding sequence ATGAGCATGAATCTGGTAACGCTTCTGTACCTGGTCGCCTCGATCTGCTTCATCCAGGCGCTCAAGGGCCTCTCGCACCCGACCACCTCACGCCGCGGCAACCTGTTCGGCATGATCGGCATGGGGATCGCGATCCTCACCACGGTCGGGCTCATCTACAAGCTCGGCACCGAGCTCGCGACCGCCGGCATTGGCTATGTGATTGTCGGCCTGCTGGTAGGTGGTACCGCCGGCTCGATCATGGCCAAGCGCGTCGAGATGACCAAGATGCCCGAGCTGGTCGCCTTCATGCACAGCATGATCGGCCTGGCGGCGGTGTTCATCGCCATCGCCGCGGTGCTCGAGCCGCAATCACTGGGCATCGTCGCCAGCATCAGCGATCCGATCCCCACCGGTAACCGCCTGGAGCTGTTCCTGGGGGCAGCCATCGGTGCCATCACCTTCTCGGGCTCGGTGATTGCCTTCGGCAAGCTATCCGGCAAGTACAGGTTCCGCCTCTTCCAAGGCACACCGGTACAGTTCGCCGGCCAGCACAAGTTGAACCTGATCCTGGGCCTGGCAACCATCACCCTGGGGCTGCTGTTCACCTTCACCGGCCACTACAGCGCCTTCACCCTGATGCTGGCCCTGGCCTTCGTCATGGGCGTGCTGATCATCATCCCGATCGGTGGCGCCGACATGCCGGTGGTGGTGTCGATGCTCAACAGCTATTCGGGCTGGGCGGCGGCCGGTATCGGCTTCTCGCTGAACAACTCGATGCTGATTATCGCCGGTTCGCTGGTGGGCTCCAGCGGTGCGATCCTCTCGTACATCATGTGCAAGGCGATGAACCGCTCGTTCTTCAACGTCATCCTCGGTGGCTTCGGCGGCGATACCGATGCCGGCGCGGCGCAGGGTTCGAAGGAGCAGCGCCCGGTGAAGTCCGGCTCGGCCGACGACGCCACCTTCCTGCTGAGCAACGCCGACAGCGTGATCATCGTCCCCGGCTACGGCCTGGCGGTGGCCCGTGCCCAGCACGCGCTCAAGGAGCTGACCGAGAAGCTCACCCACAACGGCGTGACCGTGAAGTACGCGATCCACCCGGTGGCGGGGCGTATGCCCGGGCACATGAACGTGCTGCTGGCCGAGGCCGAGGTGCCGTACGACCAGGTGTTCGAGATGGAGGACATCAACGCCGAGTTCGGCCAGGCCGACGTGGTGCTGGTGTTGGGCGCCAACGACGTGGTCAACCCGGCGGCGAAGAACGATCCGAAGTCGCCGATTGCCGGTATGCCGATCCTCGAAGCCTTCAAGGCCAAGACCATCATCGTCAACAAACGCTCCATGGCCAGCGGCTACGCCGGCCTGGACAACGAACTGTTCTACCTGGACAAGACCATGATGGTGTTCGGTGATGCGAAGAAGGTCATCGAGGACATGGTCAAGGCGGTGGACTGA
- a CDS encoding NAD(P) transhydrogenase subunit alpha, whose protein sequence is MEDMLISHGIYNLIIFVLAIYVGYHVVWNVTPALHTPLMAVTNAISAIVIVGAMLAAALTVTPAGKVMGTLAVALAAVNVFGGFLVTRRMLEMFKKKTKNEAQK, encoded by the coding sequence ATGGAAGACATGCTGATTTCCCACGGGATCTACAACCTGATCATCTTCGTGCTGGCCATCTACGTGGGCTACCACGTGGTGTGGAACGTCACCCCGGCCCTGCACACGCCGCTGATGGCGGTCACCAACGCCATCTCCGCGATCGTCATCGTCGGCGCCATGCTGGCCGCCGCGTTGACCGTCACCCCGGCCGGCAAGGTGATGGGCACCCTGGCCGTGGCGCTGGCCGCGGTCAACGTGTTCGGTGGCTTCCTGGTCACCCGCCGCATGCTGGAAATGTTCAAGAAGAAAACCAAGAACGAGGCGCAGAAGTAA
- a CDS encoding Re/Si-specific NAD(P)(+) transhydrogenase subunit alpha → MHIGVPLETQTGETRVAATPETIKKLVGQGHQVTVQRGAGLNASIPDSAYEAVGAKLGEATDAFGAQLVLKVVAPNDQELALINSGSLLVGMLNPFNSELIGKMAERGITAFALEAAPRTSRAQSLDVLSSQANIAGYKAVLLAAHHYPRFMPMLMTAAGTVKAARVLILGAGVAGLQAIATAKRLGAVIEASDVRPAVKEQIESLGAKFIDVPYETDEERECAEGVGGYARPMPASWMQRQAQAVHERAKQADIVITTALIPGRKAPTLLSAETVAQMKPGSVVIDLAAAQGGNCPLTVADQVVQANGVIIVGPTNLPAQVGADASALYARNLLDFMKLLFDKDGNLVINLEDDIVAACLMCRDGQVVRKNG, encoded by the coding sequence GTGCACATTGGTGTTCCTCTCGAGACGCAGACGGGTGAGACAAGGGTCGCCGCGACCCCGGAAACCATCAAGAAACTGGTAGGCCAGGGCCATCAGGTCACCGTGCAACGGGGGGCAGGGCTCAACGCCAGCATTCCGGACAGTGCCTATGAAGCCGTGGGCGCCAAGCTAGGTGAAGCTACCGACGCATTCGGCGCGCAGCTGGTGCTCAAGGTGGTCGCGCCCAATGACCAGGAATTGGCGCTGATCAACAGCGGTAGCCTGCTGGTGGGCATGCTCAACCCCTTCAACAGCGAACTGATCGGCAAGATGGCCGAACGCGGCATCACCGCCTTCGCCCTGGAAGCCGCGCCACGCACTTCGCGGGCCCAGAGCCTCGACGTGCTGTCGTCCCAAGCCAACATCGCCGGCTACAAGGCCGTGCTGCTGGCCGCCCATCACTACCCGCGCTTCATGCCCATGCTGATGACTGCCGCCGGCACCGTGAAAGCCGCCCGCGTGCTGATCCTAGGCGCCGGCGTCGCCGGCCTGCAGGCCATCGCCACAGCCAAGCGCCTGGGTGCGGTGATCGAAGCGTCGGATGTGCGCCCGGCGGTGAAGGAGCAGATCGAGTCGCTGGGGGCCAAGTTCATCGACGTGCCCTATGAAACCGATGAAGAGCGCGAATGCGCCGAAGGCGTCGGTGGCTATGCCCGACCAATGCCCGCCAGCTGGATGCAACGCCAGGCCCAGGCCGTGCACGAGCGCGCCAAGCAGGCCGACATCGTCATCACCACCGCGCTGATTCCCGGGCGCAAGGCGCCCACCCTGCTCAGCGCAGAGACCGTGGCGCAAATGAAGCCCGGTTCGGTGGTCATCGATCTCGCGGCGGCCCAGGGCGGCAACTGCCCGCTGACCGTCGCCGACCAAGTGGTGCAAGCGAACGGCGTGATCATCGTCGGGCCGACCAACCTGCCGGCTCAGGTCGGTGCCGACGCTTCGGCGCTGTACGCCCGCAACCTGCTGGACTTCATGAAGCTGCTGTTCGACAAGGACGGCAACCTGGTCATCAACCTCGAAGACGACATCGTCGCCGCGTGCCTGATGTGCCGCGACGGCCAGGTCGTGCGCAAGAACGGCTGA
- a CDS encoding LysR family transcriptional regulator — MRRKIPSTTALVCFEAAARHESFTKAAQELALTQGAVCRQIGGLEAFLNVELFRRSRRGVKLTEAGLSYSRQVASQLDAVERDTLSVMRQQGANVIELAVVPTFGTQWLLPRLKDFQQRHPEVTVNLTNRTRPFLFADTPFDAAIYFGDADWSGTQAHRLMGENPMPVCSPALLGGQGSLDAGRIAELPLLQQTTRPYAWRQWFDGLGMSVERDMTGPRYELFSMLAQAAMHEMGIALIPPFLIQRELEEGRLVVANRHALASDKAYHLMIPERKVESASLRAFRDWLVAQAQHYTATN, encoded by the coding sequence ATGCGCCGCAAGATCCCCAGCACCACGGCCCTGGTCTGCTTCGAAGCGGCCGCCCGGCACGAGAGTTTCACCAAGGCCGCCCAGGAACTGGCCCTGACCCAGGGCGCCGTCTGTCGGCAGATCGGTGGGCTGGAAGCCTTCCTCAATGTGGAACTGTTCCGTCGCTCGCGGCGGGGCGTGAAGTTGACTGAAGCCGGGTTGTCCTACAGCCGCCAGGTGGCCTCGCAGCTGGACGCGGTGGAGCGCGACACGCTGTCGGTGATGCGCCAGCAGGGTGCCAATGTGATCGAGTTGGCGGTCGTGCCGACATTCGGCACCCAGTGGCTGCTGCCTCGCCTCAAGGACTTCCAGCAACGCCACCCGGAAGTCACGGTCAACCTCACCAACCGCACCCGCCCGTTCCTGTTCGCCGACACGCCCTTTGACGCCGCCATCTACTTCGGTGACGCCGACTGGTCCGGCACCCAGGCGCATCGACTGATGGGTGAGAACCCAATGCCCGTGTGCAGCCCGGCATTGCTGGGCGGGCAGGGCAGCCTCGACGCGGGACGGATCGCCGAACTGCCCCTGCTGCAGCAGACCACCCGGCCCTACGCCTGGCGGCAGTGGTTCGACGGTCTCGGCATGAGTGTGGAGCGCGACATGACCGGCCCGCGCTATGAACTATTCTCCATGCTGGCCCAGGCGGCGATGCACGAGATGGGGATCGCGCTGATCCCGCCGTTCCTGATCCAGCGCGAGCTGGAGGAGGGCAGGCTGGTGGTCGCTAACAGGCATGCCCTGGCCAGCGACAAGGCCTACCATCTGATGATCCCCGAGCGAAAGGTCGAGTCCGCCTCGTTGCGGGCCTTCCGCGACTGGCTGGTGGCCCAGGCACAGCACTATACGGCGACGAACTGA
- a CDS encoding acyl-CoA dehydrogenase encodes MAGKASFNWIDPLLLDQQLTEEERMVRDSAYQFAQDKLAPRVLEAFRHEQTDPAIFREMGEVGLLGATIPEQYGGSGLNYVCYGLIAREVERIDSGYRSMMSVQSSLVMVPINEFGTEAQKQKYLPKLASGEWIGCFGLTEPNHGSDPGSMITRARKVEGGYRLTGSKMWITNSPIADVFVVWAKDDAGDIRGFVLEKGWAGLSAPAIHGKVGLRASITGEIVMDNVFVPEENIFPDVRGLKGPFTCLNSARYGISWGALGAAEACWHTARQYTLDRQQFGRPLAANQLIQKKLADMQTEITLALQGCLRLGRMKDEGTAAVEITSIMKRNSCGKALDIARMARDMLGGNGISDEFGVARHLVNLEVVNTYEGTHDVHALILGRAQTGIQAFY; translated from the coding sequence ATGGCCGGTAAAGCAAGCTTCAACTGGATCGACCCACTGCTGCTTGATCAGCAGCTCACTGAAGAAGAGCGCATGGTGCGTGACAGCGCTTATCAGTTCGCCCAGGACAAGTTGGCGCCACGTGTGCTCGAAGCTTTCCGCCATGAACAGACCGACCCTGCGATCTTTCGCGAGATGGGCGAAGTCGGCCTGCTGGGCGCGACCATCCCCGAGCAGTACGGTGGCAGCGGCCTCAACTATGTGTGCTATGGCCTGATCGCCCGTGAGGTCGAGCGCATCGACTCCGGCTACCGCTCGATGATGAGCGTGCAGTCGTCGTTGGTGATGGTGCCGATCAACGAGTTCGGCACCGAAGCCCAGAAGCAGAAGTACCTGCCCAAGCTGGCCAGCGGCGAGTGGATCGGTTGCTTCGGCCTGACCGAGCCCAACCATGGTTCCGACCCAGGCTCGATGATTACCCGCGCGCGCAAGGTTGAGGGTGGCTATCGCCTGACCGGCTCGAAGATGTGGATCACCAACAGCCCGATCGCCGATGTGTTCGTGGTGTGGGCCAAGGACGATGCCGGCGACATTCGCGGTTTCGTCCTGGAGAAAGGTTGGGCGGGCCTCAGCGCACCGGCGATTCACGGCAAGGTCGGCCTGCGCGCCTCGATTACCGGCGAAATCGTCATGGACAACGTGTTCGTGCCAGAAGAGAACATCTTCCCAGATGTCCGTGGCCTCAAAGGCCCGTTCACCTGCCTGAACTCTGCTCGCTACGGCATTTCCTGGGGTGCGCTGGGCGCCGCCGAGGCATGCTGGCACACCGCGCGCCAGTACACCCTCGACCGCCAGCAGTTTGGCCGCCCATTGGCCGCCAACCAGCTGATCCAGAAGAAGCTGGCCGACATGCAGACCGAAATCACCCTCGCCCTGCAAGGCTGCCTGCGCCTGGGGCGGATGAAGGACGAAGGCACCGCGGCGGTGGAGATTACCTCGATCATGAAGCGCAACTCTTGCGGCAAGGCGCTGGATATTGCCCGGATGGCCCGTGACATGCTCGGTGGCAACGGCATCTCCGACGAGTTCGGCGTGGCCCGCCACCTGGTCAACCTCGAGGTGGTCAACACCTATGAAGGTACTCATGACGTGCACGCGCTGATCCTGGGGCGTGCGCAGACCGGCATCCAGGCGTTCTATTAA
- a CDS encoding CaiB/BaiF CoA transferase family protein, whose amino-acid sequence MGALSHLRVLDLSRVLAGPWSGQILADLGADVIKVERPGSGDDTRSWGPPFLRDAEGENTSEAAYYLSANRNKRSVTIDFTQPEGQRLVRELAAKSDIVIENFKVGGLAGYGLDYQSLKSVNPKLIYCSITGFGQTGPYAKRAGYDFMIQGLGGLMSLTGRPEGEEGAGPMKVGVALTDILTGLYSTVAILAALAHRDQAGVGQHIDMALLDVQVACLANQAMNYLTTGTAPRRLGNAHPNIVPYQDFPTADGDFILTVGNDGQFRKFAEVAGQPQWADDPRFATNKQRVANRAELIPLIRQATVFKTTAQWIGELETAGVPCGPINDLARMFQDPQVLARGLAVKMDHPLAGSVPQVASPIRLSETPVEYRQAPPLLGEHTEAVLGDVLGLDAEAVELLRVDGVL is encoded by the coding sequence ATGGGTGCGCTTTCCCATCTGCGGGTGCTGGATCTTTCCCGGGTACTGGCCGGCCCCTGGTCCGGCCAGATTCTGGCTGACCTTGGCGCTGACGTGATCAAGGTCGAGCGTCCGGGCTCGGGTGACGACACCCGCTCCTGGGGGCCGCCCTTCCTGCGTGATGCCGAGGGTGAGAACACCAGTGAGGCGGCCTACTACCTGTCGGCCAATCGTAACAAGCGTTCGGTGACCATCGACTTCACCCAGCCGGAAGGTCAGCGCCTGGTGCGTGAGCTGGCGGCGAAGTCGGATATCGTCATCGAGAACTTCAAGGTCGGCGGGTTGGCTGGTTATGGGTTGGATTACCAGAGCCTGAAGTCGGTCAATCCCAAGCTCATCTATTGCTCGATCACAGGCTTTGGCCAGACGGGGCCGTATGCCAAGCGTGCGGGCTATGATTTCATGATCCAGGGGTTGGGTGGGCTGATGAGCCTGACCGGGCGCCCCGAGGGAGAGGAAGGCGCGGGCCCGATGAAGGTGGGGGTCGCGCTGACCGACATCCTTACCGGGCTGTATTCCACCGTGGCGATCCTGGCTGCTCTCGCCCACCGCGACCAGGCCGGTGTTGGCCAGCACATCGACATGGCGTTGTTGGATGTACAAGTGGCCTGCCTGGCCAACCAGGCGATGAACTACCTCACCACGGGTACCGCTCCCCGTCGTTTGGGTAACGCTCACCCCAATATCGTGCCTTACCAGGACTTCCCGACGGCGGATGGCGATTTCATCCTCACCGTGGGTAACGACGGGCAGTTCCGCAAGTTCGCCGAGGTGGCGGGTCAGCCGCAGTGGGCGGATGACCCGCGGTTTGCCACTAATAAGCAGAGGGTGGCTAATCGGGCTGAGCTGATTCCGTTGATTCGTCAGGCCACGGTGTTCAAGACCACGGCGCAGTGGATCGGTGAGCTGGAGACGGCGGGTGTACCTTGTGGTCCGATCAATGACCTGGCGCGGATGTTCCAGGACCCGCAGGTGCTGGCGCGGGGGTTGGCGGTGAAGATGGATCATCCGTTGGCGGGCAGTGTTCCGCAGGTGGCCAGTCCGATCAGGTTGTCGGAGACGCCGGTGGAGTATCGACAGGCGCCGCCGTTACTGGGGGAGCATACCGAGGCGGTGCTGGGCGATGTGTTGGGGTTGGATGCTGAGGCTGTGGAGCTGTTGCGGGTTGATGGGGTGTTGTGA